A genome region from Pseudanabaena sp. Chao 1811 includes the following:
- a CDS encoding glycoside hydrolase family 19 protein → MTWLKLTEKELFLMEGGTNQFLEKVTVVPNPSGSPNEFQIDLTEVKKWMTRGNPPVPGSMAIEWQTGVPATTKFVPPTPTLGVDASRFTEDIVKQIFFDAPRGNIRKYLPKVLHYLETVGLGDREAILMALATIRAETAGFEPISEFISRFNTSPGEHPFALYDFRDDLGNGAFGDGARFKGRGFIQLTGKFNYNKFSKRIYGDDRLVQVPDLANDPDVAAKLLAEFLKDAELPPLPPNRKNWWRGTVTTRDFEKARKSVNGGTHGINNFINAFEKGEELVP, encoded by the coding sequence ATGACTTGGCTTAAATTAACAGAAAAAGAATTGTTTTTGATGGAAGGTGGAACAAACCAATTTCTTGAAAAAGTTACAGTTGTTCCCAACCCAAGTGGATCTCCTAACGAGTTTCAGATTGACTTGACTGAAGTTAAAAAATGGATGACTCGTGGTAATCCACCTGTACCTGGTTCTATGGCGATTGAATGGCAAACTGGAGTGCCAGCAACGACAAAGTTCGTTCCTCCGACTCCGACTCTTGGGGTAGATGCTTCTAGGTTTACTGAGGATATTGTCAAGCAGATTTTCTTTGATGCACCTCGCGGCAATATTAGAAAGTATTTGCCAAAGGTACTTCATTATCTTGAAACAGTTGGCTTAGGCGATCGCGAAGCGATACTCATGGCTCTAGCAACCATCAGAGCAGAAACCGCAGGATTTGAGCCAATTAGTGAGTTTATCTCTCGGTTTAATACTTCACCTGGTGAACATCCATTCGCTCTATATGATTTTCGAGATGATTTAGGCAATGGAGCTTTTGGTGATGGTGCAAGATTCAAGGGCAGAGGATTTATTCAATTGACTGGAAAGTTCAACTACAACAAGTTCAGCAAAAGAATCTATGGAGATGATCGACTTGTACAAGTTCCTGATCTTGCCAATGATCCTGACGTTGCCGCTAAGTTGTTAGCTGAATTTCTCAAAGATGCTGAACTTCCTCCGCTCCCGCCTAATCGCAAAAATTGGTGGAGAGGTACTGTGACAACCCGTGACTTTGAAAAAGCTAGAAAATCGGTGAATGGGGGTACTCATGGAATAAATAATTTTATAAATGCTTTCGAGAAAGGTGAAGAGCTTGTTCCTTGA
- a CDS encoding WD40/YVTN/BNR-like repeat-containing protein: MSVQQDLRTTLRESVENSHSSSIEATAAQVIELDDLTALILVTTREASSLNSSAERTRTIVVKTTDGGNTWRETLNTDSGSVNPDELFFVDENHFWMLTQWQIAGTYPTLYWTSDFGDTWQESDVINEFLRSKGHNNVSYAEGIRFQDINEGLVVARGMSDPEDAIYFLQTADGGKTWAEIPEIPHWYFALKRRNWQHRQFWKINQESSNSIAVVKVVSDFPKILKHE; the protein is encoded by the coding sequence ATGTCTGTTCAACAAGACCTTAGAACAACACTCAGGGAGTCTGTAGAAAATTCACATTCATCCAGTATTGAGGCAACAGCCGCTCAAGTTATCGAATTAGATGATCTCACGGCTTTAATTCTTGTCACAACACGCGAAGCTAGTTCCCTAAATAGTTCTGCTGAAAGAACTCGCACTATTGTTGTCAAAACCACTGATGGAGGAAATACTTGGCGAGAAACATTGAATACAGATAGTGGTTCTGTAAATCCTGATGAGCTATTCTTTGTTGACGAGAATCATTTTTGGATGCTTACTCAATGGCAAATTGCTGGAACATACCCAACTTTGTATTGGACTTCAGATTTTGGTGATACTTGGCAAGAATCTGATGTGATTAATGAATTTCTGAGAAGTAAGGGTCATAACAATGTCAGTTATGCCGAAGGAATTCGCTTTCAAGATATCAACGAAGGGCTTGTTGTTGCAAGAGGTATGTCAGATCCAGAGGATGCTATTTACTTTTTACAAACTGCTGATGGTGGCAAAACTTGGGCAGAAATTCCAGAGATTCCACATTGGTATTTCGCATTAAAACGACGAAATTGGCAACATAGGCAATTTTGGAAAATCAATCAAGAATCATCAAACTCTATTGCTGTTGTCAAAGTAGTATCTGATTTCCCCAAGATCTTAAAGCACGAATAG